The Coffea arabica cultivar ET-39 chromosome 1e, Coffea Arabica ET-39 HiFi, whole genome shotgun sequence genome has a window encoding:
- the LOC113694710 gene encoding protein neprosin-like, whose translation MKLFYFFILLSMMNLCDASSKKTQVRKTLSSSKKIPVKSIKSPDGDIIDCINIYHQPAFDHPLLKNHTILMRPSLQPRKGPIGGGEPFKSNSHGQEDKNPINQLWQLGGRCPEGTIPIRRYQKARYAKKEHRNFPQLADFSNHEYAFAYVQSNKFLGAKATINLWQPQVQGSGEFSLAQIWVLAGADSALNSVEAGWTVYPSHFGDSNTRLFNYWTRDRYQSTGCYNLECPGFVQTSNSIALGATISPVSTYHGAQHEITLHIFKDPKKNVWWLQHGNDDVIGYWPASLFKDLADSASLIEWGGEIINNAQGGQHTTTQMGSGHFAEERARGASYFKKLQVVDQSNTLVPPGDITTVAEKPNCYNIVSGKSDDAGDYFYFGGPGRNPNCP comes from the exons ATGAAgctattttatttcttcattttattatcCATGATGAATTTATGTGATGCCTCAAGCAAGAAGACTCAGGTCAGGAAAACGTTGAGCAGTTCAAAGAAGATCCCTGTCAAGTCCATCAAG AGCCCTGATGGTGATATTATTGATTGTATCAACATTTATCATCAACCAGCGTTTGATCATCCTTTGCTAAAAAATCATACCATTTTG ATGAGGCCTAGTTTGCAGCCTCGGAAAGGACCAATTGGTGGGGGTGAACCATTCAAATCCAATTCTCATGGCCAAGAGGATAAAAACCCAATTAATCAGTTATGGCAGTTGGGTGGGAGATGCCCTGAAGGAACTATTCCTATTAGAAGATACCAGAAAGCAAGATATGCAAAGAAGGAGCACAGAAACTTTCCCCAGCTCGCTGACTTTTCCAATCACGAG TATGcatttgcatatgtccaaagtAACAAGTTTTTGGGAGCAAAGGCAACAATAAACCTTTGGCAACCCCAAGTTCAGGGCAGTGGTGAATTTAGCTTGGCTCAAATATGGGTTCTTGCAGGTGCTGATTCAGCTCTGAACAGCGTTGAAGCTGGTTGGACG gtATATCCAAGTCACTTTGGAGATAGCAACACAAGACTTTTCAATTACTGGACT cGTGATCGTTATCAATCCACTGGGTGCTACAACTTGGAATGCCCTGGCTTTGTTCAAACCAGTAATTCAATTGCATTGGGTGCCACCATTTCACCAGTTTCTACCTATCATGGTGCTCAACATGAAATCACCCTACATATCTTTAAG GACCCAAAGAAAAATGTGTGGTGGCTACAACACGGGAATGACgatgtaattggttattggcCTGCTTCCTTATTTAAAGACCTAGCAGACAGTGCTTCACTAATTGAATGGGGTGGAGAGATAATAAATAATGCTCAAGGTGGGCAACACACCACAACTCAAATGGGCAGTGGCCATTTTGCTGAAGAACGAGCTAGAGGGGCAAGTTACTTCAAGAAACTTCAAGTAGTTGATCAATCCAACACCTTAGTCCCTCCTGGTGATATCACTACCGTAGCTGAGAAGCCGAATTGCTACAACATAGTATCTGGAAAGAGTGATGATGCCGGAGATTACTTTTACTTTGGTGGACCAGGAAGAAATCCTAATTGTCCATGA